Proteins encoded in a region of the Candidatus Methylacidiphilales bacterium genome:
- the metG gene encoding methionine--tRNA ligase has translation MPERFFITTAIDYVNGKPHLGHAYEKVLTDFLARFHRRAGDEVFFLTGVDEHGLKVQQSAQKEGVEPKVLCDRNAALFRALYDRLGVSYDDFIRTTEDRHKHVVRLILQKLFDAGEIYAGDYEGYYSPKQEQFLTEKEMVDGKFPAEYGDVITLKEPVYFFRLEKHRAWLQDFIRSNPDWIFPAFRSKEVLGALENPIGDLCISRPKSRLAWGIPLPFDEDQVTYVWFDALINYISGIGYAGEGIDPRWPAVHVIGKDIMVPAHAVYWPIMLKALGLPLPKQLLVHGFWLRNQEKMSKSVGNVVDPLDVIDVYGVDAFRYFVLREMALGQDADFSPEQFHQRYQSELGNNLGNLVNRTVSMVGRYREGVVPVPEASTLTPADEALRADLLAGIATYRELVGKLQIHMALVELWRVITRANQYVEESAPWKLAKDPASSPRLDRVLAEMTSALVVLLAELQPLLPQTVEKARGQLGGLTLPAGVDDPAWPVLPAQLRLGAPEPLFPRIEIVPAV, from the coding sequence ATGCCCGAGCGCTTTTTCATCACCACGGCCATCGACTATGTCAACGGGAAGCCCCACTTGGGCCATGCCTATGAGAAGGTGCTGACCGATTTCCTCGCCCGCTTCCACCGTCGCGCCGGGGATGAGGTTTTCTTCCTCACCGGGGTCGACGAACACGGACTGAAGGTCCAGCAGAGTGCGCAAAAAGAAGGGGTCGAACCCAAGGTGCTTTGCGACCGCAACGCCGCCCTCTTCCGGGCGCTTTACGACCGGCTTGGGGTCAGCTACGACGACTTTATCCGCACGACGGAAGACCGCCACAAGCACGTCGTCCGCCTGATTCTGCAGAAGCTCTTCGACGCCGGGGAAATTTACGCCGGGGACTACGAGGGTTATTACAGTCCGAAGCAGGAGCAGTTCCTGACCGAGAAGGAGATGGTCGACGGGAAGTTCCCGGCCGAATACGGTGACGTCATCACGCTGAAGGAGCCGGTCTATTTCTTCCGTTTGGAAAAGCACCGCGCCTGGCTGCAGGACTTCATCCGCAGCAACCCGGACTGGATCTTCCCGGCCTTCCGCAGCAAGGAAGTGCTCGGTGCGTTGGAGAACCCCATCGGCGACCTCTGCATCTCGCGCCCGAAGTCGCGCCTGGCCTGGGGCATCCCGCTGCCCTTCGATGAGGACCAGGTGACTTATGTGTGGTTCGATGCCCTGATCAACTACATCTCCGGCATCGGCTACGCCGGGGAGGGGATCGATCCGCGCTGGCCGGCGGTGCATGTCATCGGCAAGGACATCATGGTCCCGGCCCACGCGGTTTACTGGCCGATCATGCTCAAGGCCCTCGGTCTGCCGCTGCCGAAGCAACTCCTCGTCCATGGCTTCTGGCTGCGCAACCAGGAGAAGATGAGCAAGTCCGTCGGCAATGTCGTCGACCCGCTGGATGTCATCGATGTCTACGGGGTGGACGCCTTCCGTTATTTCGTCCTCCGCGAAATGGCCCTGGGTCAGGATGCGGACTTTTCGCCGGAGCAATTCCACCAGCGCTACCAAAGCGAGTTGGGCAACAACCTGGGCAACCTCGTCAACCGCACGGTGTCGATGGTGGGCCGTTACCGCGAGGGCGTGGTGCCCGTTCCGGAGGCGTCCACCTTGACCCCGGCGGATGAAGCCCTGCGCGCGGACCTGTTGGCCGGCATCGCCACCTATCGCGAACTTGTGGGCAAGCTCCAGATCCACATGGCGCTGGTAGAATTGTGGCGGGTGATCACGCGGGCCAACCAGTATGTCGAGGAATCGGCTCCGTGGAAACTGGCCAAAGATCCTGCTTCTTCGCCCCGTCTCGACCGGGTGCTTGCAGAAATGACGTCGGCCCTCGTCGTGCTTTTGGCCGAGTTGCAACCTCTGCTGCCGCAAACAGTGGAGAAGGCGCGCGGCCAACTGGGTGGCCTGACTCTGCCCGCTGGGGTGGATGATCCGGCCTGGCCGGTCTTGCCTGCGCAACTCCGTTTGGGCGCCCCCGAGCCCCTTTTCCCCAGAATCGAAATCGTCCCGGCGGTTTGA
- a CDS encoding substrate-binding domain-containing protein yields the protein MTASSKKATVKLSFSDKDRAISLLRTLARLHYFGASFPSEAELSRLLRIPRSSLALGFANLEAERLIHKADTGLWQTRAWLDQKPLGQVGFVVNTDILKGWYSLFQDWLTGFEHTMSDEGYETVLLSNFASCRDKIEKIALQRERGLMGLALASRTEPEVLEYTRTASIPSVLLGNANIHHEGLGCVCSDNRAGMEKLIDHLVQNNHRDIAFYGVGLSFHEGYRERLASYQNSLRQYGLEPHTEWIFPEPHHELCARRAAEIYQTRKTKPTAFVCATDREAFELVAEFRHMKIEVPRDVSVAGYDNNHFAHMLEPAMTTVDIYAFEMGRVAANYLLNEMQAAQLPVKILLPADLVVRMSVSTLSGKEADRPSRPVQPPVPVEIVSF from the coding sequence ATGACCGCTTCTTCAAAGAAGGCCACGGTCAAATTGTCCTTCAGTGACAAAGATCGCGCGATTTCCCTCCTCCGCACCTTGGCCCGGTTGCATTATTTCGGTGCCTCCTTTCCTTCGGAAGCCGAACTGAGTCGCTTGCTGCGCATCCCGCGTTCCTCCCTGGCCCTGGGTTTTGCCAATCTGGAAGCCGAGCGCCTGATCCACAAGGCGGACACCGGGCTTTGGCAGACCCGGGCCTGGCTGGACCAGAAACCCCTGGGCCAAGTTGGATTCGTGGTCAACACCGACATCCTCAAGGGTTGGTACAGTCTCTTCCAGGACTGGCTCACCGGCTTCGAACACACCATGTCGGACGAAGGCTACGAAACCGTCCTTCTCTCGAATTTCGCCAGCTGCCGGGATAAAATCGAAAAGATCGCGCTCCAGCGGGAACGGGGCCTGATGGGCCTGGCCCTGGCCAGCCGCACCGAGCCGGAGGTGCTGGAATACACCCGCACGGCCAGCATCCCCTCGGTCCTGCTGGGCAACGCCAACATCCACCACGAGGGCCTGGGCTGCGTCTGCTCGGACAACCGCGCGGGCATGGAAAAACTCATCGACCACCTGGTGCAGAACAACCACCGCGACATCGCATTCTACGGGGTCGGCCTCAGTTTCCACGAAGGCTACCGGGAACGACTGGCCTCCTATCAAAACAGCCTGCGCCAATACGGACTGGAACCCCACACCGAGTGGATCTTTCCCGAGCCACACCACGAACTGTGCGCGCGGCGGGCGGCTGAGATCTACCAGACGCGCAAGACCAAGCCGACGGCCTTCGTCTGCGCGACCGACCGTGAAGCTTTCGAATTGGTGGCCGAATTCCGCCACATGAAGATCGAAGTTCCCCGGGACGTGAGCGTGGCCGGCTACGACAACAACCATTTCGCGCATATGCTGGAACCGGCCATGACGACGGTGGACATCTACGCCTTCGAGATGGGCCGGGTGGCGGCCAACTACCTGCTGAACGAAATGCAGGCCGCGCAACTGCCGGTCAAGATCCTCCTGCCCGCGGATCTGGTGGTGCGGATGTCGGTGTCCACCCTCTCGGGCAAGGAAGCCGACCGCCCGAGCCGGCCCGTCCAGCCTCCGGTGCCGGTGGAAATCGTCAGCTTTTAG
- the priA gene encoding primosomal protein N', with the protein MPAPRQTSLDLASAGSAVYVRVVPEIALDKAFDYVLPPSLKGKVLPGHRVRVPWGKKSVLAYVVDFPEVPEVARCREVEALVDAHPLIPPPILALARWMAAYYCCDLPQVLKMMLPGVVRQKEDAYKKQLRVTVPDHLVPGEVEAALGRATAQKKAWHAARAKGGGFLAELCRELKTTATTFHALADRGFVRIGLETIERDPATAQVTTSDALLLNPEQKHSLELILAEAALPQPKPVLIQGVTGSGKTEVYLQALSAVLDRGKSAIILVPEIALTPQTIERFRSRFEGREIRVAVLHSHLSAGERHDQWQNIRSGKARVVIGARSAIFAPVPNLGLIVVDEEHESGYKQEEAPHYQARDVAVMRGFLEKVPVVLGSATPSLESVHNARQGKYRLVRLNARAEDFRLPRVHIVDLRKEPQRPGHPALLSEVLKKALTSRLEKGEQAIIFLNRRGFASSLQCPKCGHVEECPHCAVPLTYHRSEQTLRCHFCDHRADVPRKCPECNFDQYRLAGTGTQRIEEAVARDFPAARWCRMDSDSMRNKGAFVKALDDFREKRTDILVGTQMIAKGLHFPNVTCVGVVSVDHALNLPDFRAGERVFQQLVQVAGRAGRGEVPGEVFVQTYSPHQDAIQFARHHDVDGFQESELQYRQAHGYPPFSRAVLITFRGRSEEKTKFCIETAARRLKEALEPKIQVPDPGPAPLPRLRDHFRYQIFLLVPSIAAVAPLLKREIVDVNWPGEVRAVVDVDPVNLL; encoded by the coding sequence GTGCCCGCCCCCCGCCAGACTTCGCTCGACCTCGCCTCCGCCGGATCGGCCGTCTATGTGCGCGTCGTCCCGGAAATCGCCCTCGACAAAGCCTTCGACTACGTCCTGCCTCCGTCGCTCAAGGGAAAAGTCCTGCCCGGCCACCGCGTCCGTGTCCCTTGGGGCAAAAAATCCGTCCTGGCCTATGTGGTCGATTTCCCGGAAGTACCCGAAGTCGCCCGCTGCCGCGAAGTCGAAGCCCTGGTCGATGCGCATCCCCTCATCCCACCCCCGATCCTCGCCCTGGCCCGCTGGATGGCCGCTTATTACTGCTGCGATCTCCCCCAGGTGCTGAAAATGATGCTTCCGGGCGTCGTCCGGCAAAAAGAGGACGCCTATAAAAAGCAACTCCGAGTCACCGTGCCGGACCACCTCGTCCCGGGGGAAGTCGAGGCCGCCCTCGGCCGGGCTACCGCCCAGAAAAAAGCCTGGCATGCCGCCCGTGCCAAGGGCGGGGGATTCCTGGCCGAGCTCTGCCGCGAACTCAAGACCACTGCCACCACCTTCCACGCCCTGGCCGACCGGGGCTTTGTCCGTATCGGCCTGGAAACCATTGAGCGCGATCCGGCCACCGCCCAGGTGACCACCTCGGATGCGCTCCTCCTCAACCCGGAACAAAAACATTCCCTGGAACTCATCCTTGCCGAGGCCGCCCTTCCCCAACCCAAGCCCGTGCTCATCCAGGGCGTCACCGGTAGCGGCAAGACCGAGGTCTACCTCCAGGCCCTTTCCGCCGTCCTCGACCGCGGAAAAAGCGCCATCATCCTCGTTCCAGAAATCGCCCTCACCCCCCAGACCATCGAACGCTTCCGCTCGCGCTTCGAGGGACGGGAAATCCGAGTGGCCGTGCTGCACAGCCACCTCTCTGCCGGGGAGCGGCACGACCAGTGGCAGAACATCCGCAGCGGCAAGGCCCGCGTCGTCATCGGCGCCCGCTCCGCCATCTTCGCCCCCGTACCCAACCTCGGGTTGATCGTCGTCGATGAGGAACACGAGTCCGGTTACAAGCAGGAGGAGGCGCCGCACTACCAGGCGAGGGATGTCGCGGTCATGCGCGGCTTCTTGGAAAAAGTCCCGGTCGTCCTCGGCTCCGCCACCCCGTCCCTCGAGTCGGTCCACAACGCCCGCCAGGGCAAATACCGCCTCGTCCGTCTCAACGCCCGGGCCGAGGATTTCCGCCTGCCCCGAGTTCACATCGTCGACCTGCGCAAAGAACCCCAGCGACCCGGCCATCCCGCGCTGCTGAGCGAAGTGCTCAAAAAGGCCCTCACGTCCCGCTTGGAAAAGGGCGAGCAGGCCATCATCTTCCTCAACCGGAGGGGCTTTGCCTCCAGCCTCCAGTGCCCCAAGTGCGGCCACGTCGAGGAATGCCCGCACTGTGCCGTGCCCCTGACCTATCATCGCAGTGAGCAAACCCTCCGTTGCCACTTCTGCGACCACCGCGCGGACGTGCCGCGCAAGTGCCCGGAATGCAATTTCGATCAATACCGCCTGGCCGGCACCGGAACCCAGCGGATCGAGGAAGCGGTGGCGCGCGACTTCCCCGCCGCCCGCTGGTGCCGGATGGATTCCGATTCCATGCGCAACAAAGGGGCTTTCGTGAAGGCTCTCGATGACTTCCGGGAAAAGCGCACCGACATTCTGGTGGGCACCCAGATGATCGCCAAGGGCCTGCACTTTCCCAACGTCACCTGTGTCGGCGTGGTCTCGGTCGACCACGCCCTCAACCTGCCCGATTTCCGGGCGGGCGAGCGCGTCTTCCAGCAACTGGTCCAAGTGGCGGGACGGGCCGGGCGGGGGGAGGTGCCCGGCGAGGTCTTCGTCCAAACCTACAGCCCGCACCAGGACGCCATCCAGTTTGCCCGGCACCACGATGTCGATGGCTTCCAGGAATCCGAGTTGCAATACCGCCAGGCCCACGGCTACCCGCCGTTTTCACGGGCCGTGCTCATCACCTTCCGGGGGCGGTCCGAGGAAAAAACCAAGTTCTGCATCGAGACCGCGGCGCGGCGGCTGAAGGAGGCCCTGGAGCCGAAGATCCAAGTTCCCGACCCCGGCCCGGCGCCGTTGCCGCGGTTGCGCGACCACTTCCGCTACCAGATCTTTTTGCTCGTGCCCTCGATCGCCGCCGTGGCACCGCTGTTGAAACGGGAGATCGTCGACGTGAACTGGCCCGGTGAAGTCCGAGCCGTGGTCGACGTCGATCCGGTCAACTTGCTGTAG
- a CDS encoding lytic transglycosylase domain-containing protein, translated as MKRPSRLIYLAILLPPLAVLGGAWWWGKKEKERDSQFDTWIIEAATRYQMDVQLIRAVIWRESDFDPEATGLAGERGLMQVTPPAGQEWADAEKLENYRETDLFDPRTNILAGTWYLARARGRWSEADRPEVFGLAEYNAGRTHARRWARELPKPVAGAFIERIDFPTTKKYVLDILDRWELYRKHPNLSVPELLWGKITGYWWRWQERRSIQKRKSSPEARITLPADNGYA; from the coding sequence ATGAAGCGCCCCTCCCGCCTCATTTATCTGGCCATCCTGCTGCCGCCGCTGGCGGTGCTGGGCGGGGCATGGTGGTGGGGCAAGAAGGAAAAAGAACGCGACAGTCAATTCGACACCTGGATCATCGAGGCGGCCACCCGCTATCAGATGGACGTCCAATTGATCCGGGCCGTCATCTGGCGTGAAAGCGATTTTGACCCGGAGGCGACGGGGCTGGCGGGGGAACGCGGCTTGATGCAGGTCACCCCGCCGGCGGGCCAGGAGTGGGCCGACGCGGAAAAACTGGAAAACTACCGCGAGACCGACCTGTTCGACCCGCGGACCAACATCCTGGCCGGAACGTGGTATCTGGCCCGGGCGCGGGGTCGCTGGAGCGAAGCCGACCGGCCGGAGGTCTTCGGCCTGGCTGAGTACAATGCCGGACGGACGCATGCACGTCGTTGGGCCCGGGAACTGCCCAAACCCGTGGCCGGGGCCTTCATCGAACGCATTGATTTTCCGACCACCAAAAAGTATGTCCTCGACATCCTTGATCGATGGGAACTCTACCGCAAGCATCCCAACCTTTCCGTGCCCGAATTGCTGTGGGGAAAAATCACCGGATACTGGTGGCGCTGGCAGGAACGGCGTTCGATCCAAAAGCGCAAATCGTCGCCAGAAGCCCGGATTACCTTGCCAGCAGACAACGGGTATGCCTAA
- a CDS encoding FAD-binding domain-containing protein, with product MILPPPGPDREASVRRLATLLEGLYAGSPADARPGVWVGGRNAALAQLRSWTAGGYAATRNSLLPGHGNVSRLSPYLRHGVLTLREVAEHVRHTCTSEADRVKFWAELGWRQFWLLVRRARGDAIYHDLEPPKVPLGEERMPDDIAEGRTGLACMDAFVKELTTTGWLHNHARLWFAAYVVHFRKVRWQEGERFFYRHLLDGDPASNALSWQWVASTFSHKPYIFNRDNLEHHTRGVHCRTCTAACPFQASYPELERRLFGKEPGHD from the coding sequence ATGATTCTCCCGCCGCCCGGACCCGACCGCGAGGCCAGCGTCCGCCGGCTGGCCACGTTGCTCGAGGGACTTTATGCCGGGTCCCCGGCGGACGCCAGGCCCGGTGTCTGGGTCGGTGGACGCAACGCCGCCCTCGCGCAGCTCCGCTCCTGGACGGCCGGGGGCTATGCCGCCACTCGCAATTCCCTTCTTCCCGGGCACGGCAATGTCTCCCGCCTTTCCCCCTATCTTCGCCATGGAGTGCTCACGTTGCGTGAGGTGGCGGAACACGTTCGCCACACCTGCACCTCGGAAGCCGACCGGGTTAAATTCTGGGCCGAACTCGGCTGGCGGCAGTTCTGGCTCCTCGTCCGCCGCGCCCGGGGAGACGCGATCTACCACGACTTGGAGCCGCCGAAGGTTCCGCTCGGCGAAGAACGGATGCCCGACGATATCGCGGAAGGCCGGACTGGGCTGGCCTGCATGGATGCCTTTGTGAAAGAATTGACCACCACCGGCTGGCTGCACAACCACGCCCGCCTCTGGTTCGCCGCCTACGTGGTTCACTTCCGCAAAGTCCGCTGGCAGGAAGGGGAGCGCTTCTTTTACCGTCATTTGCTCGATGGCGACCCGGCCAGCAACGCCCTTTCCTGGCAGTGGGTGGCCTCCACGTTCTCCCACAAGCCCTATATCTTCAACCGCGACAATCTCGAGCACCACACCCGCGGCGTTCATTGCCGGACCTGCACCGCGGCCTGCCCCTTCCAGGCTTCATATCCGGAACTGGAGCGGCGGCTTTTTGGGAAGGAACCCGGCCATGACTGA